A DNA window from Micromonospora inyonensis contains the following coding sequences:
- a CDS encoding STM4015 family protein, which produces MINSHVSSFAGLPETPFTPGMVLPEDPSAVAWRLEVEDFDADPGEFADLVAAFREAVPGEAVRAVVVGEWGDAYERELPVDLLVDAAAEWTGLRAVFLADLVSEQCEISWLTLPDITGLLTAYPTLEVLWVRGGNGLRLSPVRHTGLRELCFESGGLPGAVVRAVGESELPALEQLVFWLGRSDYGATTGVDELAPVLTGAGLPALRHLGLCNSEIVNAITPMVADAPVVARLEVLDLSMGVLADEGLDALLGGQSLTHLRRLDLHHHYLSDEAQQRVVAALPGVDVDLSEAREVEVYSGREYRFTAVGE; this is translated from the coding sequence GTGATCAACTCGCATGTGTCGTCGTTCGCCGGGCTACCGGAGACACCCTTCACCCCGGGGATGGTCCTGCCCGAGGACCCGTCGGCGGTGGCGTGGCGACTGGAGGTCGAGGACTTCGACGCCGATCCCGGGGAGTTCGCCGACCTGGTGGCGGCGTTCCGCGAAGCGGTGCCCGGGGAGGCGGTCCGGGCGGTGGTCGTCGGCGAGTGGGGCGACGCGTACGAGCGGGAACTGCCGGTCGACCTGCTGGTCGACGCGGCGGCCGAGTGGACCGGGCTGCGGGCGGTCTTCCTCGCCGACCTGGTCTCCGAACAGTGCGAGATCTCCTGGCTGACCCTGCCCGACATCACCGGGCTGCTGACCGCGTACCCGACGCTGGAGGTGCTGTGGGTGCGCGGCGGGAACGGGCTGCGGCTGAGCCCGGTGCGGCACACCGGTCTGCGGGAGCTGTGCTTCGAGTCCGGTGGGCTCCCCGGCGCGGTGGTCCGGGCGGTGGGCGAGTCGGAGCTGCCGGCTCTGGAACAGCTGGTCTTCTGGCTCGGCCGGTCCGACTACGGCGCGACCACCGGTGTCGACGAGCTCGCTCCGGTGCTGACCGGCGCCGGGCTGCCGGCGCTGCGGCACCTCGGGCTGTGCAACAGCGAGATCGTCAACGCGATCACCCCGATGGTCGCCGACGCGCCGGTCGTCGCCCGGTTGGAGGTGCTCGACCTGTCGATGGGCGTGCTCGCCGACGAGGGTCTGGACGCGCTGCTGGGCGGGCAGTCGCTGACCCACCTGCGTCGGCTCGACCTGCACCACCACTACCTGTCCGACGAGGCGCAGCAGCGGGTGGTCGCCGCGCTCCCGGGCGTGGACGTCGACCTCTCCGAGGCGCGCGAGGTCGAGGTCTACAGTGGCCGCGAGTACCGGTTCACCGCGGTCGGGGAGTGA
- a CDS encoding GlxA family transcriptional regulator, translating into MHDSRGAGIAGLRTRSVLVVLFDGVQPLDVAGPVDVFSAAARFTGSASTPPYVVRTASLGGETVRSAGGLRLVPDFDLAEAEDPDLLLVPGGPGVEHVDARLTTWLRMRAPGLRRVMSVCTGAYLLAEAGLLDGRRATTHWDACANLASRFPQVSIDPSPIFVRDGSISTSAGVTAGVDLAIALVEEDFGRTVAHEIARLLVVYLRRPGNQAQLSVQLSAQIARSDPLREVQYWAAANLASDLSVPALAQRAGLSARQFARAFAEQVGTTPGRYVDLIRLESAQRMLTDTRDGVIGIAHRCGYGTPEAMRRAFMRELGVSPTEYRRRFASSSTIGS; encoded by the coding sequence ATGCATGATTCCCGCGGTGCCGGCATCGCCGGGTTGCGTACCCGGTCGGTGCTGGTCGTGCTCTTCGACGGCGTGCAGCCGCTCGATGTGGCGGGGCCGGTGGACGTGTTCTCGGCGGCGGCGCGCTTCACCGGCAGCGCTAGCACGCCGCCGTACGTCGTTCGCACGGCTTCGCTCGGAGGCGAAACGGTACGGTCCGCCGGCGGTCTGCGACTGGTCCCTGACTTCGATCTGGCCGAGGCCGAGGATCCCGACCTGCTCCTGGTGCCGGGCGGGCCCGGCGTGGAACACGTCGACGCCCGACTGACGACCTGGCTGCGTATGCGCGCCCCAGGCCTGAGGCGAGTGATGTCGGTGTGCACCGGGGCGTATCTTCTGGCCGAGGCCGGGCTGCTTGATGGGCGCCGGGCGACGACGCACTGGGATGCCTGTGCCAACCTCGCGAGCAGATTTCCCCAGGTCTCGATCGATCCGAGCCCGATCTTCGTCCGTGATGGTTCGATCTCCACGTCGGCGGGGGTCACGGCGGGTGTGGATCTGGCCATAGCCCTGGTCGAGGAGGACTTCGGTCGCACGGTGGCCCACGAGATCGCGCGACTTCTGGTTGTCTACCTGCGCCGGCCAGGCAACCAGGCGCAACTCAGCGTTCAGCTCTCGGCGCAGATCGCCCGCTCGGATCCGCTGCGTGAGGTCCAGTACTGGGCCGCAGCCAACCTGGCATCCGACCTGTCCGTTCCGGCGCTGGCTCAGCGCGCCGGTCTGTCCGCCCGGCAATTCGCTCGTGCGTTCGCCGAGCAGGTCGGGACGACACCGGGCCGCTACGTGGACCTCATCCGTTTGGAGTCCGCGCAGCGAATGCTGACCGACACCCGAGACGGCGTGATCGGCATCGCGCATCGTTGTGGCTACGGAACGCCGGAGGCGATGCGTCGCGCGTTCATGCGTGAACTCGGCGTCTCGCCCACGGAGTACCGCCGCAGATTCGCGAGTTCGTCGACGATCGGCTCCTGA
- a CDS encoding IS4 family transposase yields MSETVAVTADQVSLGVLVSAVPRDAVDAAVARFGVGAKRSDGKLPPHVVAYLTMALCLFGEDDYEEVATKVTGALTRFGCWDAAWSVPTASGISQARQRLGAPVMEEIFESVVQPVGTTDTRGAWLRRWRVLAIDGFDVDLPDTPGNAAEFGYAGSGGNRSAYPKARVVALAECGTHAFLAGEVSGYGTGERTLAMRLYPRLRRDELLTADRGFYSFDAWSAAAGTGAALLWRAPTGLRLPVVRVLADGTYVSVVINPKIRGARRDRVVAAARAGQDLAPELAYLVRVVEYDVPDRDGDGTGELIVLLTTVLEPAEAHADELAEAYHLRWEDRDQQRPAQDAPTRPGPSAALKAAGAGLPGNLGLADRPPRPRRVDHPRGRSRRPRPRPDQLHPRAANRPPYRHRDGGHSPWRLD; encoded by the coding sequence ATGTCCGAGACGGTGGCGGTGACGGCGGATCAGGTGTCGTTGGGGGTGCTGGTGTCCGCGGTGCCGCGGGATGCGGTGGACGCGGCGGTGGCCCGGTTTGGGGTTGGGGCCAAGCGGTCGGATGGGAAGCTTCCGCCGCATGTGGTGGCCTATCTGACGATGGCGTTGTGCCTGTTCGGTGAGGATGACTACGAAGAGGTCGCCACGAAGGTCACCGGGGCGTTGACCCGGTTCGGCTGCTGGGACGCCGCTTGGTCGGTGCCGACCGCGTCGGGGATCAGCCAGGCGCGGCAGCGGCTGGGCGCGCCGGTCATGGAGGAGATCTTCGAGTCGGTGGTGCAGCCGGTGGGCACGACTGATACGCGGGGGGCGTGGCTGCGGCGGTGGCGAGTCCTTGCTATTGACGGCTTCGATGTGGACCTGCCGGACACGCCGGGTAACGCCGCCGAGTTTGGCTACGCCGGCTCGGGGGGCAACCGGTCGGCGTATCCGAAGGCGCGGGTGGTGGCGTTGGCCGAGTGCGGCACGCACGCGTTCCTGGCCGGGGAGGTGTCCGGCTATGGCACCGGGGAGCGGACATTGGCGATGCGGCTGTACCCGCGGCTGCGCCGCGATGAGCTGCTGACCGCCGACCGGGGGTTCTACTCCTTCGACGCCTGGTCTGCTGCGGCGGGCACCGGGGCGGCGTTGCTGTGGCGGGCGCCGACCGGGCTGCGGCTGCCGGTCGTGCGGGTGCTGGCCGACGGCACGTATGTGTCCGTGGTGATCAACCCGAAGATCCGCGGCGCCCGCCGGGACCGCGTCGTCGCCGCTGCCCGCGCTGGGCAGGATCTGGCCCCTGAGCTGGCGTATCTGGTACGAGTGGTCGAGTACGACGTGCCCGACCGCGACGGCGACGGCACCGGCGAGCTGATCGTGCTGCTGACCACCGTCCTCGAGCCGGCCGAGGCCCACGCGGACGAGCTGGCCGAGGCCTACCACCTGCGCTGGGAAGATAGAGACCAGCAACGACCAGCTCAAGACGCACCTACGCGGCCCGGGCCGTCTGCTGCGCTCAAGGCTGCCGGAGCTGGCCTACCAGGAAATCTGGGCCTGGCTGATCGTCCACCACGCCCTCGCCGCGTTGATCACCCGCGCGGCCGAAGCCGCCGACCTCGACCCCGACCGGATCAGCTTCACCCGCGCGCTGCGAATCGCCCGCCGTACCGCCACCGGGACGGCGGGCATTCCCCCTGGAGACTGGACTGA
- a CDS encoding DJ-1/PfpI family protein — protein MSDGRLHEWLRTVDRTSTWTAAVCSGTFVLAAAGILNGRRATTHWAALEHLTGFGVTPSKQRVVIDGHYATAAGVSAGIDMALSLSA, from the coding sequence ATGTCCGACGGCCGATTGCACGAGTGGTTGCGAACGGTCGATCGGACCAGCACATGGACGGCTGCCGTCTGCAGCGGAACCTTTGTCCTGGCCGCCGCCGGCATCCTCAACGGTCGCCGGGCGACGACCCACTGGGCCGCGCTCGAGCACCTCACCGGCTTCGGTGTCACACCATCGAAGCAGCGCGTCGTCATCGACGGTCACTACGCGACCGCAGCCGGCGTCTCCGCGGGCATCGACATGGCACTGAGCCTTTCCGCGTAA